The following nucleotide sequence is from Mycobacterium sp. Z3061.
AAGCGCCGGCCCTGCTGCTGGCCGGGGTGCAAGCATCGCGAGCGCAACGGCCGATAGCGGTAGGCCCGTTGCTGGACCCGCCCCGAAACGTCTAGTGTTTGGTTAGGCGAACCTAATCTGGCGGTTACCCCTCCCGCTGGATCAGGTCAACGCCCCGCTGAGTCACAGCCCTGACTCCAGCGAAGATGCCGAATCCGGGCACGCCGAGCGCGAGCCGGGCTACGCAGCATGGGAGGACCGGTTGTTGATGGGTGCGATGCCGAGGGGTTGGCCGGCGGAGAGTGCGCAGTGACGGCGCCGATCTGGATCGCCTCACCTCCCGAAGTGCACTCGGCACTGCTGTCCGCCGGGCCCGGGCCGGGCGTTCTGTTGGCCGCAGCGGGTGCCTGGCAGGCACTGGGTGCCGAATACGCCGAGGCGAGCGCGGATCTGTTGAGCGTGCTGGGTGCCGCCCAGAGTTCCTGGCAAGGCCCGAGTGCCGCTCAGTACGTCGCCGCCCACGCGCCATACCTGGGCTGGCTGACCCAGGCACAGGCGACCAGCCAAGCCGCCGCGGCCCAGCACGAGGCGGCGGCCGCGGAATACACCACGGCCCTGGCGCTGATGCCGACACTGCCCGAGTTGGCCGCCAACCACGTCGTCCACGGGGTGCTGGTGGCGACCAATTTTTTTGGTATCAACACCATTCCGATTGCCCTCAACGAAGCCGATTACGTCCGCATGTGGCTGCAGGCCGCGGCCGCGATGGGTGGCTATGAAGCGGCGTCGGCAGCGGCGCTGGCAGCCGTCCCGCCCACCTCGCCGGCGCCGACGGTGGTCAAATCAGACGCAGCCGCCGAACCCAGCCAACTCGCCGCCGCGGCTCCCGCCGCCGATTCCGGAAACCAGCTCAATCTCGCCGACATCATCGCCCAGTTGCTGCAGCAGTACGTCCAGTACGTCCAGCAGCTGTACGAGCCGATCACCAACTTCCTGCAGAACCCGGTGGGCAACACCTTCCAGCTGATCACCGACTTCATGACGAACCCGGCGCAGGCGCTGAGCACCTGGGGACCGTTCCTGTTCGCCGTCATCTACCAGATCGTGACGTGGATAGCGGCGAGTCTCACCTACCCCCAGCTCCTGCTGGACCCGCTGCTGTCGATAACCCTGGGGGTGGTGATCGGGGTGGGTTACGAGTACCTCCAGCAGCTTCCCGGCCCGGTGGCCGAAGGTGCGGAAGCACCGGCGGCGGTGGTCAACGCACCGAGTCACTCGTCGAACTGGCCGCTGGCGACCCTGGCGCCGACGATCACCGGCCCGGCCGGCGCTCCGGCGGCTTCGGCCACCGCAAGTGCCGGGTCGGCACCGGCCTCGGCCGCGCCGGCGCCGGCAGCGTCGGCGGTGCCGTATGCCGTCATCGGGCTCGATCCCGGTGAAGGGTTCACGCCGACATTTCGCGAGGGATCCAGCGTAAAGGCGCCGGCGCAAGGTATTCCGGCGGCCGCCGCCGGTGTCGCGGTCCGGGACAAACGCCGGTCCCGACGACGGCGCGCGGCCACCATGCCGGAGCACCAGTACGCCGACGAGGTGCTGGATTACGACCCGGAGCCCGACCCGGTGCCGCCCGACGAGCCGGCGGTGACGGCCTCAGGGAGCCGTGCGGGCGCGATGGGCTTCGGGGGTACCGCGGCCAGGGGCGACGCCGACGCCGCCGGACTCGTGACCTTGCCAGCCGACGAATTCGGCAGTGGCCCAACCGTTCCGATGCTGCCCAACACGTGGGAGTCCGAACAGCGTTAGCCTCAGTTGCTCGGCTGTGTGTGGACCCAGCCGACCACCTCGGCGGTCACCGGGTCGGTGATGTCGTTGTATTCGGGATGCTTCTTGAGCACCGTGACCACCATCGAACACACGGGCACGATCCGTTTGCCGTCCGCGCGCGTCGCCTGCAGCGCGTCTTCGAGCAGCAGTGTGGCCAAGCCGCGCCCGCCGAATGCCGGGTCGATTTCGGTGTGGTGGAAGACCCGCTGATCGCCCCGGTCGGCGAAATCGGCGAAGCCGACGTCCTGGCCGCCGACGGCGATCGTGTAGCGCCGGTCCTCGGCTCGGATGTCGACCTCTGCACCGGTTTTGTCGGTTGTCATGTGCGCTCCTTCTGATGTGGAAGTGGTCTGGGAACCAGCCGGGTGGTTGGCATCGGCGGGGCGGGCAGCCGGGCGACCGAACCCTGATAGCCCCGGACGGCACCGAAGCGGTCGTCAGAATCGTTATGGGGGTCCTGCCATTGCCGTCGGTAGCCGACGATCTCGTCGTGACTACGTCCGACGAAGTTCCACCACATCACCAACTCTTCGCAGAACGGCGCGCCGCCCAGCACCAGGACCCGGGCGGGGCGCCCGCCGGCGTTGCTCAGCCGCAGCACGGAGTGTCCGGTGCCCAGGAAACCCAGATCTGCCACCGACAGCCGAACTCCATCGAGGGCGACGTCTCCGTCGTCGCACAGCACCCCGTGCTCGAAGGCCGGGTCGATCCCGAGTTCGAGCTCGGCCCGCGGCTCCAGGTCAAGTTGAGCTCCGAGCAGCGGGGTGAAAGTCGTTACCGGCGAACGGCTCCCGGCCAGCTCACCCAGGAAGACCGAGGCTCGAGCCCCCGGAATCGACACCGGTTCGGGACGGTAGTGCGCGAAGTCGCGAGCCGTGTTGCGCGCTGAATCCGGCAGGGCCACCCACAACTGCGCGCCGTGCAGCACACTGCCGCCCACAGCCACTTCGGAGTGACAGATACCCGCGCCGGCCGTCATCAGGTTGAGTTCGCCCGGCCGCACCATGGCGTGCACGCCCGCGCTGTCGCGGTGCTCCACCTCCCCGCTGAACAGCCAGCTCACCGTTTGTAAGCCGGTGTGGGGATGTGGCGGAACGTCCATCCGCGCGGCGTCTCCGGTCACCGGCCCGTAGTGATCGACGAAGCACCAGGCGCCGATCAGTGAGCGCTGCCGCTGTGGCAGGGTGCGATGCACCGGCATGGCCCGCGGCCCGCCGAGGGGCACCTCCCGTGGACGCAGGATCTCCACGGCCGGGGTGTCCGCGGCGACCTGCGCAGCGCCACAAGCAACTTCGGCCGGCGCGATCTCCAGGTTGCTCACCCTCGCGACCCTACTCGCCGACTCACCGGCCCGGCGGTTGCAGCGCCTTCATCGCGACCCGCATCACCGGCTCAGGTATCCGGTCCTTGAGCGCCAGCGCCCGGTCGGCGGCGCGAGAACGCAGCGGAGTGCCTCTGCCGAACATCCGATTGAAAGGACCCCCGGTCGGTTCGACGGTTACGTGCAGCGGCGGGACGTCGACGGACGAACCCAGGGCATTGGAGATCACCATCCGCTGAATCTCGCTGGTGCCCTCAAAGATTGTGTACAACTTCGCATCTCGATACCACTTCTCGACCGGGTGATCGGTGATGTAACCCCAGCCACCCATCGTCTGAATCGCCCGCTCGGTGGCCTTGACCGCGACTTCACTGGCGGCCAGCTTGGACATCGAGCCCTCCCCCCGCTCGAAGGGGACGTTGTTGGCCGCCATCCAGGAGGCGCGCCACGTCAGCAGCCGTGCCGCGTCGATCTGAGTTGCCAAGTCGGCCAACGGAAATGCGATGCCCTGGTTGTTGATGATGGGTCCGCCGAACGCCTCCCGCTCGGTGGCGTAGGCGGTGGCGTATTCCAGTGCGGCGCGCGCGATTCCGATCGCCTGCGCCGCCACCATGGGCCGGGTCTGCTCGAAGGTGCCCAGGGTGGCGGATCCCGACTTCTTCGCGCCGGCCACCACTTCGCGGGCCTTGGCCAGCTTGTGTTCGAGTTTGTCCTGCCCACCGAGCAGATTGCCGCCCGGCACCCGGACGCCGTTGAACCGCAACTCAGCGGTATGTGATGCCCGGCAGCCCAACTTGTCCAGCTTGCGGACCAGTTCCAGTCCGGGGGTGCCGCCAGGTACGACGAACAGGGCCTGGCCGCGGTGGCCGAGTTCCTCGTCGACCACCGCGTTCACCACGTGCACATTGGCGATGCCGCCGTTGCCGATCCACATCTTGTGTCCGTCGATGATCCAGTCGTCCCCGTCGCGGCGGGCAACGGTGCGCAGGTTGCGGACGTCGCTGCCGCCCTCGGGTTCGGAGATGGCCAGTGCGGCCAGCTTGAGGTCCCCCGGCGTGCCGAAGCATTCCGGGGCCCACTGCAACATCTGCTCGGGCGAGGCGGCTTGTCCGATCGCCGAGAGCGCCAGCGCCGGCATCACGATGGCCAGGCCGATCCCCGCACAACCCCAGAACAGCTCTTCCATGAACATCGGTAGCGAGATGCCGGTCGGGTCGCCGATCAGATCCCGGTAGAACAACGGGCTGTAGAAACCGCGCTGGGCGGCCTCCTCCAGCACCGGCCACGGAAACTCCTGCCGCTGGTCGTATTCCAGCGCCACCGGCCGGATCACCTCCTCGGCGAACCTCGTGAGTTCGCCGGGCCAGATCGTGTTGTGCTGCAGTAGGGGTCACGTCGAAGGTCATGGCAGCGCCTCTGCTTCAGTTGCCTCGGCCCGGACGGGGCCACTGTCAAGCGCGGTATACCCCCGGTTTCGGCGCGCTATCGCGCGACTTCCCATGAACGCTGCTCAGGCCGCCGAACGCGGACCCACCTTGGCGGCCGGGAGATGCAGGATCACCGAGCTCAGCGGAAGCTGGTTGGTCTCCAGCTCGCGTTCCCGGCTCGCCAGCAGGGCTGCGTTCTCGGGCAGTTCCCGGGCGTTGATCTCTCCGGCGGCGATCCGTCGCAACACCTCGTGGGCGTGCGCGAGTTGCTCGCGCTTGCGATACTGCCCGCCGGGCAGCTTGACCCCCGCCCAGACCCCGTATTCCTCGTGGTGCTTGATCGCCCACTCGGCGCAGAGTCGCTGCTGCGCCAGGGGGCACCGCCGCAAGCACTGCACCCTCGCCTCGATTGCCGACCGCTCGTAGACGCGTGCCTTGGCGGCACCGTCGCCACCGTCGTCGTCGGGGTAGCCGAACCACAGTTCCGGGTTTGAGGTGCAGGGGTTTGCCATGTCGAAGCCTCCTCGTCCATCTGAAACGTAGGCAGAAGCGTATATGCAAACAGGGCGGACCGACAAGAGAAACGGATAACAAAACATATAGTCGCAGGTGGGCTGAGGTGGCTGTGTAATATTCGCGTATGGCTTGGAGCCCGCCGTGAGCCGCGAGTCGGCAGGCGCGGCCATTCGTGCGCTCCGCGAATCACGGGACTGGTCACTAGCCGACCTCGCGGCAGCCACCGACGTGAGCATCATGGGGTTGAGCTACCTCGAACGCGGTGTCCGCAAACCACACAAAGGTACTGTTCAGAAGGTTGAGGAGGGCCTCGGTCTGCCCCCGGGCACCTACGCACGGCTGGTGGTCGCGGCGGACCCCGAAGCAGAACTTGCCCGCCTGCTCGCCGCGCGACCGCCGGCACCCGCCTCCGCCCGGAGCCAGGGAGCGGTCACTGTCGAGCGTCACAGTGACGACACCGATGTGCTCGAAGAGTATGCCGAGGCGCAACTCGAAACGCTGCGATCACTCATCGATCGGATGCCGACGAAGACATCAAACGAATATGAGACGTATATTCTGAATGTGATCGCACAGTGCGTGAAGGCGGAGATGCTGGCGGCCAGTTCATGGCGGGTGGCGGTGAACGCCGGCGCCGATTCGAGCGGCCGCCTGATGGAGCACCTGAAGGCGCTCGAAGCCACTCGTAGCGGGTTGCTGGAGCGGCTGCCGACAAGTCTCAGCGCCCGATTCGACCGGGCCTGCGCGAGGTCGGAATTCCCGGACGCCGTCATCGCGGCGCTGATCGGCGTCGGCACTGACGATGTGTGGGACATCCGCAACCGGGGTGTCATCCCATCCGGGGCCATCCCCCGCGTGCGTGCATTCACGGACGCGGTGCAGGGTCATGAAGCCATCGACGACGGGACCGCAGGTGAGTGAACAGGAAGTCGAGGCACTCGAGCGTGCCCACCGACTGTTCGCGGGCAACACGCCCCCGGTGACGCTGGAGCCGGTTCCGGCCTTTGATGCGAAAGACGTTGCGCCACAGAGTGGTTATCAGCGTGCCGCCAACCGCAGCCACGTCGTCCTGACATCGGCCGCACACACGGATTCAGTCCTCGCGACGGTCATGGCCGGGGCGCGGCGGGACCGGGCCGCTGCGCGGGAGCTCACCGCCGGTGTCGTCGATGAGGCTCGCGCTGATGCCGCGGTCGCCCCGGCGACGCCGCTGGCTCAACGCGAGGCGATACGCCGCCGGGTGGCGCGGTTGCGAGCGCAACGGTCTCACGTTCTCTCCGCGCAAGGCCGCGCGCGGCGGCACGGCGAAGCGCTGCGTGCGCTGCAGTATCGCGTCACGCACCGTCGCGCCCGGCTGCCATCTGCGCACGGTCGCGCGGGCGCAGCGGTGCGGGCTGCGCTTTCCCGGCTGGGGCGGCCCTACGTGTGGGGCGCTACCGGTCCCGATCAGTTCGACTGCTCCGGCCTGGTCCAGTGGGCGTATGCGAAGGCGGGAGTTCACCTCGATCGAACCACCTATCAACAGATCAACGACGGATTTCCGGTGCCGCGCGCCCAGGTGCAGCCAGGTGACCTCGTCTTTCCGCATGCCGGTCACGTGCAGATGGCGATCGGCAACAACCTCGTGGTCGA
It contains:
- a CDS encoding pirin family protein; translation: MSNLEIAPAEVACGAAQVAADTPAVEILRPREVPLGGPRAMPVHRTLPQRQRSLIGAWCFVDHYGPVTGDAARMDVPPHPHTGLQTVSWLFSGEVEHRDSAGVHAMVRPGELNLMTAGAGICHSEVAVGGSVLHGAQLWVALPDSARNTARDFAHYRPEPVSIPGARASVFLGELAGSRSPVTTFTPLLGAQLDLEPRAELELGIDPAFEHGVLCDDGDVALDGVRLSVADLGFLGTGHSVLRLSNAGGRPARVLVLGGAPFCEELVMWWNFVGRSHDEIVGYRRQWQDPHNDSDDRFGAVRGYQGSVARLPAPPMPTTRLVPRPLPHQKERT
- a CDS encoding helix-turn-helix domain-containing protein, which codes for MSRESAGAAIRALRESRDWSLADLAAATDVSIMGLSYLERGVRKPHKGTVQKVEEGLGLPPGTYARLVVAADPEAELARLLAARPPAPASARSQGAVTVERHSDDTDVLEEYAEAQLETLRSLIDRMPTKTSNEYETYILNVIAQCVKAEMLAASSWRVAVNAGADSSGRLMEHLKALEATRSGLLERLPTSLSARFDRACARSEFPDAVIAALIGVGTDDVWDIRNRGVIPSGAIPRVRAFTDAVQGHEAIDDGTAGE
- a CDS encoding C40 family peptidase; protein product: MSEQEVEALERAHRLFAGNTPPVTLEPVPAFDAKDVAPQSGYQRAANRSHVVLTSAAHTDSVLATVMAGARRDRAAARELTAGVVDEARADAAVAPATPLAQREAIRRRVARLRAQRSHVLSAQGRARRHGEALRALQYRVTHRRARLPSAHGRAGAAVRAALSRLGRPYVWGATGPDQFDCSGLVQWAYAKAGVHLDRTTYQQINDGFPVPRAQVQPGDLVFPHAGHVQMAIGNNLVVEAPYSGASVRISRLGINVAIRRPW
- a CDS encoding WhiB family transcriptional regulator; translated protein: MANPCTSNPELWFGYPDDDGGDGAAKARVYERSAIEARVQCLRRCPLAQQRLCAEWAIKHHEEYGVWAGVKLPGGQYRKREQLAHAHEVLRRIAAGEINARELPENAALLASRERELETNQLPLSSVILHLPAAKVGPRSAA
- a CDS encoding GNAT family N-acetyltransferase; this encodes MTTDKTGAEVDIRAEDRRYTIAVGGQDVGFADFADRGDQRVFHHTEIDPAFGGRGLATLLLEDALQATRADGKRIVPVCSMVVTVLKKHPEYNDITDPVTAEVVGWVHTQPSN
- a CDS encoding PPE domain-containing protein — protein: MTAPIWIASPPEVHSALLSAGPGPGVLLAAAGAWQALGAEYAEASADLLSVLGAAQSSWQGPSAAQYVAAHAPYLGWLTQAQATSQAAAAQHEAAAAEYTTALALMPTLPELAANHVVHGVLVATNFFGINTIPIALNEADYVRMWLQAAAAMGGYEAASAAALAAVPPTSPAPTVVKSDAAAEPSQLAAAAPAADSGNQLNLADIIAQLLQQYVQYVQQLYEPITNFLQNPVGNTFQLITDFMTNPAQALSTWGPFLFAVIYQIVTWIAASLTYPQLLLDPLLSITLGVVIGVGYEYLQQLPGPVAEGAEAPAAVVNAPSHSSNWPLATLAPTITGPAGAPAASATASAGSAPASAAPAPAASAVPYAVIGLDPGEGFTPTFREGSSVKAPAQGIPAAAAGVAVRDKRRSRRRRAATMPEHQYADEVLDYDPEPDPVPPDEPAVTASGSRAGAMGFGGTAARGDADAAGLVTLPADEFGSGPTVPMLPNTWESEQR